In Serratia marcescens subsp. marcescens ATCC 13880, a single genomic region encodes these proteins:
- a CDS encoding carbon starvation CstA family protein: MKNIRSGLIWLLVALVGAFAFAMLALSRGEHVNAVWLVVAAVACYSIAYRFYSRFIADKVFELDDRRLTPAERHNDGLDYVPTNKWVLFGHHFAAIAGAGPLVGPILAAQMGFLPGTIWILVGVMLAGAVQDFLVLFISTRRDGRSLGEMAKQELGAFAGVITMLGALGVMIIILSALALVVVKALADSPWGLFTIAATIPIALFMGIYMRFIRPGKIAEISVIGFVLMLLAIVYGGNVAQDPYWGPFFTLHGTTLTWVLVIYGFVASVLPVWLLLAPRDYLSTFMKIGVIIGLAIGIVFAMPEMKMPAVSRFIDGSGPVFAGALFPFLFITIACGAISGFHALVSSGTTPKLVERESHMRFIGYGAMLMESFVAIMALICASVLDPGVYFAMNSPAALIGTTVENASQVINSWGFIITPETLALIAKEVGENSILSRAGGAPTFAVGMAHIISEVFNSRAMMAFWYHFAILFEALFILTAVDAGTRACRFMVQDLVGVAVPQLANNRSWFGNLAGTTVAVAGWGFFVYQGVVDPLGGINTLWPLFGIGNQMLASMALILGTVVLFKMKKQRYAWVTILPTAWLFVTSMTAGWQKIFHEKPSIGFLAQAKKFSTGIEQGTIIAPAKSLKDMETIVFSNQINAALCGFFMLVAVTMLIAAFFAIRRALRSEQPTVHEVSAALREEAGRG; encoded by the coding sequence ATGAAAAACATCAGGTCCGGACTTATCTGGCTGCTGGTGGCGTTGGTCGGCGCCTTCGCTTTCGCCATGCTGGCGCTGAGCCGCGGCGAGCACGTCAACGCCGTCTGGCTGGTGGTCGCCGCCGTCGCCTGCTACAGCATCGCCTACCGCTTCTACAGCCGGTTCATCGCCGACAAGGTCTTTGAGCTGGATGACCGTCGTCTGACCCCGGCGGAACGCCATAACGACGGCCTGGACTACGTGCCCACCAACAAATGGGTGCTGTTCGGCCACCACTTCGCTGCGATCGCCGGCGCCGGGCCGCTGGTGGGGCCGATCCTGGCCGCACAGATGGGCTTCCTGCCGGGGACCATCTGGATCCTGGTCGGCGTCATGCTGGCCGGCGCGGTGCAGGATTTCCTGGTGCTGTTCATCTCCACCCGCCGCGACGGGCGTTCACTGGGGGAAATGGCCAAGCAAGAACTGGGCGCGTTCGCCGGGGTGATCACCATGCTCGGCGCGTTGGGCGTCATGATCATCATCCTGTCGGCGCTGGCGCTGGTGGTGGTAAAAGCGTTGGCCGACAGCCCATGGGGGCTGTTCACCATCGCCGCCACCATCCCGATCGCGCTGTTCATGGGCATCTACATGCGTTTTATCCGGCCGGGCAAGATCGCCGAAATTTCGGTGATTGGCTTCGTGCTGATGCTGCTGGCGATCGTTTACGGCGGCAACGTGGCGCAAGATCCCTACTGGGGGCCATTCTTCACGCTGCACGGCACCACCCTGACCTGGGTGCTGGTGATCTATGGCTTCGTCGCCTCGGTGCTGCCGGTGTGGCTGCTGCTGGCGCCGCGCGACTACCTTTCCACCTTTATGAAAATCGGCGTCATCATCGGCCTGGCCATCGGCATCGTCTTCGCCATGCCGGAGATGAAAATGCCGGCGGTTTCACGCTTTATCGACGGCAGCGGCCCGGTGTTCGCCGGCGCCCTGTTCCCGTTCCTCTTCATCACCATCGCCTGCGGCGCCATTTCCGGCTTCCACGCGCTGGTTTCCAGCGGCACCACGCCGAAGCTGGTGGAGCGCGAAAGCCACATGCGCTTTATCGGTTACGGCGCCATGCTGATGGAATCTTTCGTCGCCATCATGGCGTTGATCTGCGCCTCGGTGCTGGATCCGGGCGTTTACTTCGCCATGAACTCGCCGGCGGCGCTGATCGGCACCACGGTGGAAAATGCTTCGCAGGTCATCAACAGTTGGGGCTTTATCATCACGCCGGAAACGCTGGCGCTGATCGCCAAAGAGGTGGGTGAGAACTCCATTCTGTCGCGCGCCGGCGGCGCCCCGACCTTCGCCGTGGGCATGGCGCACATCATCAGTGAGGTGTTCAACAGCCGGGCGATGATGGCGTTCTGGTATCACTTCGCCATTCTGTTCGAAGCGCTGTTCATCCTGACCGCCGTCGACGCCGGCACCCGCGCCTGCCGCTTTATGGTGCAGGATCTGGTGGGCGTGGCGGTGCCGCAGTTGGCCAACAACCGCTCCTGGTTCGGCAACCTGGCGGGCACCACGGTGGCGGTGGCCGGCTGGGGCTTCTTCGTGTATCAGGGGGTGGTCGATCCGCTCGGCGGCATCAATACCCTGTGGCCGCTGTTCGGCATCGGCAACCAGATGCTGGCGTCGATGGCGCTGATCCTCGGCACCGTGGTGCTGTTCAAGATGAAAAAGCAGCGCTACGCCTGGGTGACAATTCTGCCGACCGCCTGGCTGTTCGTGACCTCCATGACCGCCGGCTGGCAGAAGATCTTCCACGAAAAACCGAGCATCGGCTTCCTGGCGCAGGCGAAGAAATTCTCCACCGGCATCGAGCAAGGCACGATTATTGCCCCGGCCAAATCGCTGAAAGACATGGAAACCATCGTGTTCAGCAACCAGATCAACGCCGCGCTGTGCGGGTTCTTTATGCTGGTGGCGGTGACCATGCTGATCGCCGCTTTCTTCGCCATCCGCCGGGCGCTGCGTTCCGAACAACCGACGGTGCACGAGGTCAGCGCCGCGCTGAGGGAAGAGGCCGGCCGCGGCTGA